ACCCAGGCGCGCACGGGCGCCGAGGCGGTGGCCGCCGCGACGCCCGACATCGTCTTGTTGGACCTCGGGCTGCCGGACATGGACGGGTACGAGGTTTGCCGCCGGATTCGCGCGCGTTCGTCCGTTCCGATCATCGTCGTCACATCACGCTCGGAAGAAGTTGATCGCGTCGTCGGACTTGAACTCGGCGCCGACGACTACGTCGTCAAGCCGTTCGGCTTTCGTGAACTCGTCGCACGCATTCGGGCCGTCACCCGCCGCGCCGCGGCCGGCGGGGCCGAGCCCGCGGTGACGCTGCGTGTGGGTGCACTCGAGCTGGACCGGCGCGCGCGCCGCGCGGCGCTCGGAGGAAACGAGATTGCGCTGACGCCGAAGGAGTTCGACCTGTTGGCGCTGCTCATGGAGGACGCCGGAGCCGCCCTCAGCCGACGGCGGATCCTCGAACAAGTTTGGGACACACACTGGTACGGGACGCCCAAGACCATCGACGTTCACGTCGCATCCATTCGAAAGAAGCTGGGCGACGCGCGATGGATCGAAACCGTGCGCGGGATCGGATTCCGGTTAGAGGAACCGAGATGACCCGACGCCTGATGCTCACGTACCTGTCGCTCGCGGCGTTCGTGTTGCTGATCTTGGAGGTTCCGCTCGGAGCGAGCTTCGCCCGG
This window of the Actinomycetota bacterium genome carries:
- a CDS encoding response regulator transcription factor, which produces MRVLLVEDDASIAEPLRRGLEREGFEVTQARTGAEAVAAATPDIVLLDLGLPDMDGYEVCRRIRARSSVPIIVVTSRSEEVDRVVGLELGADDYVVKPFGFRELVARIRAVTRRAAAGGAEPAVTLRVGALELDRRARRAALGGNEIALTPKEFDLLALLMEDAGAALSRRRILEQVWDTHWYGTPKTIDVHVASIRKKLGDARWIETVRGIGFRLEEPR